A DNA window from Mycolicibacter terrae contains the following coding sequences:
- a CDS encoding MerR family transcriptional regulator — translation MLDIAEVATRSGLASSALRFYERRGLISSGERNGLRRTYEPEVLDRLALISCAKAAGFTLAQIERFLRATPSDTELRARMAEKARQLDTEIARLVRMRDSLTHAVTCTHTPLVECPEFKARINDADN, via the coding sequence ATGCTGGACATCGCCGAGGTGGCCACTCGATCCGGCCTGGCGTCATCGGCACTGAGGTTCTATGAACGCCGCGGGCTGATCAGCTCGGGCGAGCGCAACGGCCTTCGCCGCACCTACGAACCCGAGGTGCTTGACCGCCTCGCGCTGATCAGCTGCGCCAAGGCGGCCGGGTTCACCCTCGCCCAGATCGAGCGGTTTCTGCGAGCCACGCCCAGTGACACCGAATTGCGGGCGCGAATGGCCGAGAAGGCGCGGCAACTCGACACCGAAATCGCGCGCCTGGTCCGGATGCGCGACAGCCTCACCCACGCTGTGACGTGCACCCACACCCCGCTGGTCGAGTGCCCTGAGTTCAAGGCACGCATCAACGATGCCGACAACTAG
- a CDS encoding NADPH:quinone oxidoreductase family protein, whose amino-acid sequence MRAVQISQLDGPAAARLVDLDEPAGYDDAVVIDVHAAGVAFPDVLQSRGLYQHKPDLPFIPGGEAAGVVRSAPPGAHVRAGDRVAALTMLNGAMAQVIALPAAQVFKLPDTVSFEAGAGLLFNDLTVMFALTTRGKLSAGASVLVHGAAGGIGTSTLRLAGPLGASRVIAVVSTPAKAEVARAAGATDTVLADGFRDAVAELTGGKGVDLVLDPVGGDRFTDSLRSLTPGGKLLVVGFTGGEIPTVKVNRLLLNNIDVVGVGWGAWVMSHPGELERQWSALEPMLASGTVPAPQPEVFALEQAADALAALENRTAAGKVVLRMRD is encoded by the coding sequence ATGCGCGCAGTACAGATATCCCAGCTCGACGGACCGGCAGCCGCCCGGCTGGTCGACCTCGACGAACCGGCGGGCTACGACGATGCCGTCGTCATCGACGTTCACGCCGCGGGGGTGGCCTTCCCCGACGTGCTGCAGTCCCGCGGGCTCTACCAACACAAACCCGACCTGCCGTTCATACCGGGCGGGGAGGCCGCCGGCGTGGTGCGCAGCGCCCCGCCCGGCGCTCATGTCCGCGCCGGTGACCGGGTGGCGGCACTGACCATGCTCAACGGCGCGATGGCGCAGGTGATCGCGCTGCCCGCCGCTCAGGTGTTCAAGCTGCCGGACACGGTCTCTTTCGAAGCCGGGGCGGGCCTGCTGTTCAACGACCTCACCGTGATGTTCGCGCTGACCACGCGGGGCAAGCTGTCCGCGGGCGCCAGCGTGCTGGTGCACGGCGCCGCCGGCGGCATCGGCACCTCGACGCTCCGACTGGCCGGCCCGCTGGGAGCCTCGCGGGTGATCGCCGTGGTCTCCACCCCCGCCAAGGCCGAGGTGGCCCGCGCCGCCGGTGCCACCGACACGGTGCTGGCCGACGGGTTCCGCGACGCGGTGGCCGAACTGACCGGCGGCAAGGGTGTGGATCTGGTGCTCGACCCGGTCGGCGGTGACCGGTTCACCGACTCGCTGCGCTCGTTGACCCCGGGCGGGAAGCTGCTGGTGGTGGGGTTCACCGGCGGTGAGATTCCGACGGTGAAGGTAAACCGGCTGCTGCTCAACAACATCGACGTGGTCGGAGTCGGCTGGGGCGCATGGGTGATGTCGCATCCGGGCGAGCTGGAGCGGCAGTGGTCGGCGCTGGAGCCGATGTTGGCCTCCGGGACGGTGCCGGCGCCCCAACCCGAAGTGTTCGCCCTGGAGCAGGCCGCCGATGCGCTGGCGGCGCTGGAGAACCGCACCGCGGCCGGCAAGGTCGTGCTGAGGATGCGGGACTAG
- a CDS encoding alpha/beta fold hydrolase translates to MSSPRSRRQVHAGKIPAALPSGRTVAVRAADGTRLHAEVFGPPDGYPIVLAHGITCAIRVWRHQIADLTRDYRVIAYDHRGHGRSEVPKRGGYSLTHLASDLDSVLEATLEPGERAVIAGHSMGGIAISAWSDRYRHRVAQRADAVALINTTTGDLLAHVDLFRVPPPLQQVRVQTARRVLLTFGNVPIIGPANLAVRQFVHMLAVGGEAEASVAQVICDLFAKTPPASRGHWVRVLVDSLGPSHISLEGLTVPTLVIGSTRDRLLPIVASHRIAATAPNLVRFVEMSGGHCSILEHPDAVNRELRDLVGLATGSVDGLAADRGIIS, encoded by the coding sequence ATGAGTTCTCCCAGGTCCCGTCGGCAGGTCCATGCCGGCAAGATCCCGGCGGCGTTGCCGTCCGGCCGAACCGTGGCGGTCCGGGCAGCCGACGGAACCCGACTGCACGCCGAGGTCTTCGGGCCACCCGACGGTTACCCGATCGTGCTGGCGCACGGCATCACCTGCGCGATCCGGGTCTGGCGCCATCAGATCGCCGACCTGACCCGGGACTACCGGGTGATCGCCTACGACCACCGTGGCCACGGGCGCAGCGAGGTGCCCAAGCGCGGCGGTTACAGCCTGACCCACCTGGCCTCCGATCTCGACTCGGTGCTCGAAGCCACCCTGGAGCCGGGGGAGCGCGCCGTGATCGCCGGGCACTCGATGGGTGGCATCGCCATCAGCGCCTGGTCGGATCGGTACCGGCACCGGGTCGCGCAGCGTGCCGACGCGGTCGCGCTGATCAACACCACCACCGGTGACCTGCTTGCGCACGTCGACTTGTTCCGGGTTCCGCCGCCGCTGCAGCAGGTGCGGGTGCAGACGGCGCGGCGCGTGCTGCTGACGTTCGGCAACGTCCCGATCATCGGGCCGGCGAACCTGGCCGTGCGGCAGTTCGTGCACATGCTTGCGGTCGGCGGCGAAGCCGAAGCCTCTGTCGCACAGGTGATCTGCGACCTTTTCGCCAAGACCCCGCCGGCCAGTCGCGGCCATTGGGTGCGGGTGCTCGTCGATTCCCTCGGCCCTTCGCACATCAGCCTGGAGGGTCTGACGGTCCCGACCCTGGTCATCGGCAGCACCCGCGACCGGCTGCTGCCGATCGTCGCATCGCACCGGATCGCCGCGACCGCACCGAATCTGGTCCGGTTCGTCGAAATGAGCGGGGGACACTGCTCGATCCTCGAGCACCCCGATGCGGTGAACCGCGAGCTGCGCGACCTCGTGGGGCTGGCCACCGGATCCGTTGACGGCCTGGCGGCCGATCGCGGAATCATCTCGTAG
- a CDS encoding TIGR03617 family F420-dependent LLM class oxidoreductase produces MKVLTALSGLIGVADQARELRDAGVHGVFTFEGPHDVFAPLTVAAGVGGLDLMTNVAIAFPRNPIHLAHQANDHQLLSGGRFVLGLGTQVRAQVEKRFGAAFDHPVDRMVELIAALRAIFESWDTGGRLDFRGDYYRHTLMTPTFSPGPNPHGAPPIYLGALGPRLTRAAAEHADGLLVMPFSTKRFLHQRTMAAVRTGLQRAGRHAAEFAVVPEVIVATGATDAEREAAEAATRMLLGFYASTPAYAPVLAEHGWQDLQPELNALSKQGRWPEMGARIDDEVLHTIAACGTPAQVAAHIRDRVDGISDTVCIYQAAPIAPALIGEIVSELR; encoded by the coding sequence TTGAAAGTCCTCACCGCGCTGAGCGGACTGATCGGGGTCGCCGATCAGGCCCGTGAACTGCGCGACGCCGGAGTGCACGGGGTGTTCACCTTCGAGGGCCCCCACGACGTGTTTGCGCCGTTGACCGTGGCGGCCGGTGTGGGCGGACTGGATCTGATGACCAACGTCGCGATCGCGTTTCCGCGCAACCCGATCCATCTGGCCCACCAGGCCAACGACCATCAGCTGCTCAGCGGTGGGCGGTTCGTCCTGGGTTTGGGCACCCAGGTGCGCGCCCAGGTCGAGAAGCGGTTCGGCGCCGCCTTCGACCACCCGGTGGACCGGATGGTCGAACTGATCGCGGCGCTACGGGCGATCTTCGAATCCTGGGACACCGGTGGGCGGCTGGACTTTCGCGGCGACTACTACCGGCACACGCTGATGACCCCGACGTTCAGTCCCGGACCGAACCCACACGGCGCTCCGCCGATCTACCTCGGCGCATTGGGACCCCGGCTGACCCGGGCGGCCGCCGAGCACGCGGACGGACTGCTGGTGATGCCGTTCTCCACCAAGCGGTTTCTGCACCAGCGCACGATGGCCGCGGTGCGCACCGGGCTGCAACGGGCCGGCCGGCACGCAGCGGAGTTCGCCGTGGTGCCCGAGGTCATCGTGGCCACCGGCGCCACCGATGCCGAGCGGGAGGCCGCCGAAGCCGCCACCCGGATGCTACTGGGCTTCTACGCGTCGACCCCGGCGTATGCGCCGGTGCTGGCCGAACACGGCTGGCAGGACCTGCAGCCCGAACTCAACGCGTTGTCCAAACAGGGCCGCTGGCCGGAGATGGGCGCGCGGATCGACGATGAGGTGTTGCACACCATCGCCGCGTGCGGCACTCCGGCGCAGGTGGCCGCCCACATCCGTGATCGGGTCGACGGAATCTCCGACACCGTCTGCATCTACCAGGCGGCGCCCATCGCCCCGGCGCTGATCGGCGAGATCGTCAGCGAACTGCGCTGA
- a CDS encoding phosphotransferase family protein, translating to MERDVGRIQRSSRDVTTLPTVMSRWLSTQLPGGATPEITVESGVDTNGMSSETIMLTGRWLADGDPVEQRWVMRVAPADEDVPVFPSYRLDHQFEVMRRVGELTDVPVPKVRWIEPTGEVLGRPFFLMDRIDGQVPPDVMPYTFGSNWFADAAAEQQRTLQDTTVEVLAKLHAIPNAATTFDFLDEGRSGESALQRHFAHIRDWYEFAVPDIGRSPLLDRTIAWLEANWPPDAAAGETVLCWGDSRVGNVLYRDFRPVAVLDWEMVALGPRELDVSWVIFAHLVFEELAGLAGLPGLPQVLREDDVRATYQALTGVELGDLHWFYAYAGLMWAIVFMRTGARRVHFGEMEKPDDPESLFYHAGLLKKLIGEQN from the coding sequence GTGGAAAGGGATGTCGGCCGGATCCAGCGTTCCAGCCGCGATGTCACCACCCTGCCCACGGTAATGTCTCGCTGGCTTTCGACGCAGTTGCCCGGCGGGGCCACGCCGGAGATCACCGTGGAAAGCGGCGTCGACACCAACGGCATGTCGTCGGAGACGATCATGCTCACCGGCCGTTGGCTCGCCGACGGCGACCCGGTCGAGCAGCGTTGGGTGATGCGGGTGGCGCCGGCGGACGAAGACGTCCCGGTATTCCCGTCCTACCGGTTGGACCATCAGTTCGAGGTGATGCGGCGGGTCGGTGAGCTCACCGACGTCCCGGTGCCGAAGGTCCGCTGGATCGAACCCACCGGCGAGGTCCTGGGCAGGCCGTTCTTCCTGATGGACCGCATCGACGGCCAGGTTCCGCCCGACGTCATGCCCTACACCTTCGGCAGCAACTGGTTCGCCGACGCCGCCGCCGAACAGCAGCGGACCCTGCAGGACACCACCGTCGAGGTACTGGCCAAGCTGCACGCGATCCCGAACGCGGCAACGACGTTCGACTTCCTCGACGAGGGCCGCAGCGGCGAATCCGCACTGCAACGGCACTTCGCCCATATCCGCGACTGGTATGAGTTCGCGGTGCCCGACATCGGTCGCTCACCGCTGCTGGACCGCACCATCGCCTGGCTGGAGGCGAACTGGCCGCCCGACGCGGCCGCCGGCGAGACGGTGTTGTGCTGGGGCGACTCGCGGGTGGGCAATGTGCTCTACCGCGACTTCCGCCCGGTCGCGGTGCTGGATTGGGAGATGGTGGCGCTGGGACCGCGCGAACTGGACGTGTCGTGGGTGATCTTCGCGCACCTGGTGTTCGAGGAACTCGCCGGGCTGGCCGGATTGCCCGGGCTGCCACAGGTGCTGCGCGAGGACGACGTCCGGGCCACCTACCAGGCGCTCACCGGTGTCGAACTCGGAGACCTGCACTGGTTCTACGCCTACGCGGGCCTGATGTGGGCGATCGTGTTCATGCGCACCGGGGCTCGGCGGGTGCACTTCGGGGAGATGGAGAAACCGGACGACCCCGAGTCTCTCTTCTACCATGCAGGATTGCTGAAAAAGCTGATCGGAGAACAGAACTGA
- a CDS encoding TetR/AcrR family transcriptional regulator: MKAEPSPVDKGPGAGRPRDPRIDAAILKAAAELVVEVGYSNLSLAAVAERAGTTKTALYRRWPSKAELVHEAAFAVPPSAVTAPPGDVAGDLRAMVAGARDAFTSPVVRAALPGLIADMAGNAELTARILERFEGLFGVMRHWVADSVSRGDARDVDPGRLVELIGGATLLGMMLRPDDDLGGDWAQRTADIIAHGVMA, encoded by the coding sequence ATGAAAGCAGAACCTTCACCGGTTGACAAGGGACCCGGTGCCGGGCGGCCCCGTGATCCCCGTATCGACGCTGCCATATTGAAGGCCGCCGCGGAACTGGTTGTCGAGGTCGGATATTCGAATCTGAGCCTGGCGGCCGTCGCGGAGCGGGCCGGCACCACCAAGACCGCGCTGTACCGCCGGTGGCCCAGCAAGGCCGAACTGGTGCACGAGGCCGCGTTCGCGGTGCCGCCGAGCGCGGTGACCGCGCCCCCGGGCGATGTGGCCGGCGACCTGCGGGCGATGGTGGCCGGCGCGCGCGATGCGTTCACCAGCCCGGTGGTGCGCGCCGCCCTGCCCGGCCTGATCGCCGACATGGCCGGCAATGCCGAGCTGACCGCCCGCATCCTCGAACGATTCGAGGGCCTGTTCGGGGTGATGCGCCACTGGGTGGCCGATTCGGTGAGCCGCGGTGACGCGCGTGACGTGGATCCCGGCCGGCTGGTCGAATTGATCGGCGGCGCCACGCTGCTGGGCATGATGCTGCGCCCCGACGACGACCTCGGCGGTGACTGGGCGCAGCGGACGGCCGATATCATCGCCCACGGCGTGATGGCGTAG
- a CDS encoding PIG-L deacetylase family protein: MTTPTEPQPFPADWSSLLVLVPHPDDPEYGMAAAVAKWTAAGKTVRYALACRGEAGIEGMAPQQAGPLREGEQRRAAAIVGVHPVDGVDFWDFPDSNIRNTPALRDKIAAVIAEVRPDVVVAIYGGAQFGPDAPNQRDHIEFAAAVTDAWDAMENPPRRLFQNGPAPTHVETVDGYLDTAVESLAAHEVYLSVLDPATPVREQARAVIDMTCAELSGRRVAGFILERTTDR; the protein is encoded by the coding sequence ATGACCACACCGACCGAGCCGCAGCCCTTTCCGGCCGACTGGTCGTCGCTGCTGGTGCTGGTGCCGCACCCCGACGACCCGGAGTATGGGATGGCGGCCGCGGTGGCCAAGTGGACCGCCGCGGGCAAGACCGTCCGCTACGCCCTGGCCTGTCGCGGCGAGGCGGGCATCGAGGGAATGGCCCCGCAGCAGGCCGGGCCACTGCGCGAGGGCGAGCAACGGCGGGCGGCGGCCATCGTGGGTGTCCACCCGGTCGATGGGGTCGACTTCTGGGACTTCCCGGACAGCAACATCCGTAACACGCCGGCGTTGCGGGACAAGATCGCCGCGGTGATCGCCGAGGTCCGTCCCGACGTGGTGGTGGCGATCTACGGTGGCGCGCAGTTCGGGCCGGACGCGCCCAACCAGCGCGACCACATCGAGTTCGCCGCCGCGGTCACCGACGCCTGGGACGCGATGGAGAATCCGCCGCGCCGGCTGTTCCAGAACGGGCCGGCGCCCACCCACGTCGAGACCGTCGACGGCTACCTCGACACCGCGGTGGAATCGCTGGCCGCGCACGAGGTCTACCTGTCGGTGCTCGATCCGGCGACGCCGGTGCGCGAGCAGGCGCGCGCGGTGATCGACATGACCTGCGCGGAGCTGTCGGGTCGGCGGGTGGCCGGCTTCATCCTGGAAAGGACCACGGACCGATGA
- a CDS encoding Gfo/Idh/MocA family protein encodes MTHSSPGLRIGVLGAARITPVSLLKPAAENPEVVVSAVAARDGRRARAFAAKHGIGRVHDGYDELIADPDIDAVYNPLPNNLHGRWTRAALAAGKHVLCEKPFTANADEAREIAEVAADTDRVVMEAFHYRYHPMTLRIEEIIASGELGTLRRVDTALSFPLPRFSDIRYDFSLAGGALMDAGCYAVHMARTFGGETPEVIAAQAKLRDPVIDRAMTAQLRFPAGHTGSIRCSLWSSNLLQVSARVVGDRGELRALNPLMPQYLHRLRVHSQRGKRVERFSHRASYAYQLDAFADAVLRGAPVRTTPKDAIENMAVIDAIYQAAGLPVRRPS; translated from the coding sequence ATGACCCATTCCAGCCCCGGACTGCGCATCGGTGTGCTCGGTGCGGCGCGGATCACCCCGGTGTCGCTGCTCAAACCCGCCGCCGAAAACCCCGAGGTGGTGGTCAGCGCGGTGGCGGCACGCGACGGCCGCCGCGCCCGTGCGTTCGCCGCCAAGCACGGCATCGGCCGGGTGCACGACGGCTACGACGAGCTGATCGCCGACCCGGACATCGATGCCGTGTACAACCCGCTGCCCAACAACCTGCACGGACGTTGGACGCGCGCAGCGCTGGCCGCCGGCAAGCACGTGCTCTGCGAAAAGCCGTTCACCGCCAACGCCGATGAAGCCCGCGAGATCGCCGAGGTGGCCGCAGACACCGACCGGGTGGTGATGGAGGCCTTCCACTACCGGTATCACCCGATGACATTGCGTATCGAGGAGATCATCGCCTCGGGGGAGCTGGGCACGCTGCGCCGGGTGGACACCGCCCTGAGCTTCCCGTTACCCCGGTTCTCCGATATCCGCTACGACTTCTCGCTGGCCGGCGGCGCGTTGATGGACGCCGGCTGCTATGCGGTGCACATGGCCCGCACGTTCGGCGGGGAGACGCCGGAAGTCATTGCCGCGCAGGCGAAACTGCGTGATCCGGTCATCGACCGGGCCATGACCGCGCAGCTGCGGTTCCCGGCCGGACACACCGGGTCGATCCGCTGCTCGTTGTGGTCGTCGAACCTGCTGCAGGTCAGTGCCCGGGTGGTCGGCGATCGTGGGGAACTGCGGGCGCTCAACCCGCTGATGCCCCAGTACCTGCACCGGCTCCGGGTTCACTCGCAGCGGGGCAAGCGCGTCGAGCGCTTCAGCCACCGCGCCTCCTACGCCTACCAACTCGACGCGTTCGCCGACGCCGTGCTGCGCGGCGCACCGGTACGGACCACGCCGAAGGACGCGATCGAGAACATGGCGGTCATCGACGCGATCTACCAGGCCGCCGGCCTGCCGGTGCGCCGACCGAGCTGA
- a CDS encoding flavin reductase family protein — protein sequence MDDESFERLAARLGYTMFVVTTAADGNASGCLVGFATQTSLEPQRFLVGISKRNHTFGVAARSQHLAVHVLARRSLGLARLFGGQTGDDTDKFQHCSWHTGPAGMPILDDAPAWFVGKTLNRIELGDHLGYLLEPIAGHASRPVEKLLAFSDVGDIEPGHGA from the coding sequence ATGGACGACGAATCATTCGAACGCCTGGCCGCCAGGCTGGGCTACACCATGTTCGTGGTGACGACCGCGGCCGACGGCAACGCCTCGGGCTGCCTGGTCGGCTTCGCCACCCAGACCAGCCTGGAGCCGCAGAGGTTTCTGGTCGGGATATCCAAGCGCAATCACACCTTCGGGGTGGCAGCCCGGTCGCAGCACCTGGCCGTCCATGTGCTGGCGCGCCGCAGCCTCGGGCTCGCCCGGCTGTTCGGCGGCCAGACCGGCGACGACACCGACAAATTCCAGCACTGCTCCTGGCACACCGGGCCGGCCGGTATGCCGATCCTCGACGACGCTCCGGCGTGGTTCGTCGGCAAGACGCTGAACCGTATCGAGCTCGGCGACCACCTGGGCTACCTGTTGGAACCCATCGCCGGGCATGCGTCTCGACCGGTCGAGAAGCTGCTGGCGTTCTCCGACGTCGGCGACATCGAGCCCGGCCACGGCGCCTGA
- the nuoN gene encoding NADH-quinone oxidoreductase subunit NuoN: protein MSGMPTPHVEYDLLLPLLIVFGTAVTGVLFEAFVARRARYLMQVLLAIGGLAAAFAAVVAVGRDLPAAGHLAVLGAVAVDRPVLVLQGTVLLVGIMAVVFIAERNVGATEGPGAASAPTGSAVSVGAGGRAGLDSFTPQASAVPGSVTELDAARSGVTQTEVFPLTVLAIGGMMVFPAANDLVTMFVALEVLSLPLYLLCGLARYRRLLSQEAALKYFLLGAFSSALFLFGAALIYGATATLALPDIGEQLFTHSGDPLALIGAGLLLVGLFFKVGAVPFHSWVPDVYVGAPTPITGFMAAATKVAAFGAMLRIIYVALPALEAQWRPLLWLISVLTMVAATIAAITQTDIKRMLAYSSVAHVGFVLTGVLAANPAGVSSTLFYLVAYSFSTVGAFAVVNLIRGPGGEEELDMARWAGLGQRYPVVGLLFSMFLLAFAGIPLTSGFVAKFAVFKAAAEGGAVPLVVIGVITSGVAAYFYVRVIVLMFFTDSPDDAPRLVLPSVWSKAAIALCAAVTIALGVFPQPLLDLVDAATQFAR from the coding sequence ATGTCGGGCATGCCAACACCCCACGTCGAATACGACCTACTGCTGCCGCTGCTGATCGTCTTCGGCACCGCGGTCACCGGCGTGCTCTTCGAGGCGTTCGTCGCACGGCGGGCGCGCTACCTGATGCAGGTCCTGCTGGCCATCGGCGGGCTGGCCGCCGCGTTCGCCGCCGTCGTCGCGGTGGGCCGCGACCTGCCGGCCGCCGGGCACCTCGCGGTGCTCGGCGCAGTGGCGGTCGACCGGCCGGTGCTGGTGCTGCAGGGCACTGTGCTGCTGGTCGGGATCATGGCCGTCGTCTTCATCGCCGAACGCAACGTCGGCGCCACCGAGGGCCCGGGGGCAGCGAGCGCGCCGACGGGGTCCGCGGTGTCCGTCGGCGCCGGCGGGCGCGCGGGCCTGGATTCGTTCACCCCGCAGGCATCCGCGGTCCCGGGCAGCGTCACCGAACTCGACGCCGCCCGCAGCGGGGTGACCCAGACCGAGGTGTTCCCGCTGACCGTGCTGGCGATCGGCGGCATGATGGTGTTCCCTGCCGCCAATGACCTGGTCACCATGTTCGTGGCGCTGGAAGTGCTCTCCCTGCCGCTGTATCTGCTGTGCGGGCTGGCCCGCTATCGCCGCCTGCTGTCTCAGGAAGCGGCGCTGAAATACTTTCTGCTGGGCGCGTTCTCCTCAGCGCTGTTCCTGTTCGGGGCGGCCCTGATCTATGGCGCGACGGCCACGCTGGCACTGCCGGACATCGGCGAGCAGCTGTTCACCCACAGCGGCGACCCCCTGGCGCTGATCGGCGCGGGGCTGCTGCTGGTGGGGCTGTTCTTCAAGGTGGGCGCCGTACCGTTCCACTCCTGGGTTCCCGACGTCTACGTCGGCGCACCGACCCCGATCACCGGTTTCATGGCGGCCGCCACCAAGGTCGCCGCATTCGGGGCGATGCTGCGGATCATCTACGTCGCGCTGCCGGCGCTGGAAGCACAGTGGCGCCCGCTGCTGTGGCTGATCTCGGTGCTGACCATGGTGGCCGCCACCATCGCCGCGATCACCCAGACCGACATCAAGCGAATGCTGGCCTACTCCTCGGTCGCCCATGTGGGCTTCGTGCTGACCGGCGTACTGGCCGCGAACCCAGCGGGCGTCTCCTCGACGCTGTTCTACCTGGTCGCCTACAGCTTCTCCACCGTGGGCGCGTTCGCGGTGGTGAACCTGATCCGTGGCCCGGGCGGCGAGGAAGAGCTCGACATGGCCCGGTGGGCCGGTCTGGGGCAGCGCTATCCCGTTGTGGGCCTGCTGTTTTCGATGTTCCTGCTGGCGTTCGCGGGCATCCCGCTGACCAGCGGCTTCGTCGCCAAGTTCGCCGTGTTCAAGGCCGCCGCCGAGGGCGGCGCCGTCCCGCTGGTGGTGATCGGCGTGATCACCAGCGGCGTCGCCGCCTACTTCTACGTCCGGGTGATCGTGCTGATGTTCTTCACCGACTCCCCCGACGACGCGCCGCGCCTGGTGCTACCCAGCGTGTGGAGCAAGGCGGCGATCGCGCTATGTGCCGCGGTCACCATCGCGCTGGGGGTGTTCCCACAGCCGCTGCTGGATCTGGTGGATGCCGCAACGCAATTTGCCCGGTAG
- a CDS encoding NADH-quinone oxidoreductase subunit M: MNTNLPWLSLLWLAPLVGAGLVIMLPAGAARLAKWTGLLVSLATLAVAIVVTAGFDTTPVAAPYQFVESHSWIPAFGASYTLGVDGIAVVLALLTAGLVPLLMLAGWNDGGARSRGPHAFAALTLTVEAMVLISLVSLDVLLFYVFFEAMLIPMYFMIGGFGNGAKRSQAALKFLLYNLFGGLIMLAAVIGVYVVSAREGAESSSGGTFDFRELVSLFSSATTTVDPGVLKLLFAGFMFAFAVKAPLWPLHRWLPDAAVESTPATAVLMMAVMDKVGTFGMLRYCLQLFPDASTYFRPAIIVLAVIGVVYGAMVAIGQRDMMRLIAYTSISHFGFIILGIFVMTSQGQSGSTLYMLNHGLSTAALFLIAGFLISRRGGTRSIADYGGVQKVAPVMAGTFMVAAMATLSLPGLAPFISEFLVLVGTFNRYWLAATVGSTALVLSSIYMLWLYQRVMTGPVTAGNERIRDLVPRELVVVAPLIALLLFLGFYPKPVLDIINPGVEHTLTTIGQTDPAPLTAEGAH; this comes from the coding sequence GTGAACACGAACCTGCCCTGGCTGAGCCTGCTGTGGCTGGCGCCGCTGGTCGGCGCCGGCCTGGTGATCATGCTCCCGGCCGGGGCCGCGCGGCTGGCGAAGTGGACCGGCCTGCTGGTGAGCCTGGCGACGCTGGCGGTGGCGATCGTGGTCACCGCCGGTTTCGACACGACACCTGTCGCCGCCCCCTACCAGTTCGTCGAATCCCATTCCTGGATACCGGCGTTCGGGGCGAGCTACACGCTCGGCGTGGACGGTATCGCGGTGGTGCTGGCATTGCTGACCGCCGGGCTGGTGCCGCTGCTGATGTTGGCCGGCTGGAACGACGGCGGTGCGCGAAGCCGCGGTCCGCACGCCTTCGCCGCGCTGACCCTGACCGTCGAGGCGATGGTGCTGATCTCGCTGGTCTCGCTGGATGTGCTGCTGTTCTACGTGTTCTTCGAGGCGATGCTGATCCCGATGTACTTCATGATCGGCGGCTTCGGCAACGGCGCCAAGCGTTCCCAAGCGGCGCTGAAGTTCCTGCTGTACAACCTGTTCGGCGGCCTGATCATGCTGGCCGCGGTGATCGGGGTGTATGTGGTGAGCGCCCGGGAGGGCGCTGAGAGCTCCTCGGGCGGCACCTTCGACTTCCGCGAACTGGTGTCGCTGTTCTCCTCGGCCACCACCACGGTCGATCCGGGCGTACTCAAGCTGCTGTTCGCCGGTTTCATGTTCGCGTTCGCGGTCAAGGCTCCGCTGTGGCCACTGCACCGCTGGTTGCCCGACGCCGCCGTGGAATCCACCCCCGCCACCGCGGTGCTGATGATGGCCGTCATGGACAAGGTGGGAACCTTCGGCATGCTGCGCTACTGCCTGCAGCTGTTCCCGGACGCCTCAACGTATTTCCGCCCGGCGATCATCGTGCTGGCGGTGATCGGGGTGGTCTACGGCGCGATGGTGGCGATCGGCCAGCGCGACATGATGCGGCTGATCGCCTACACGTCGATCTCGCACTTCGGTTTCATCATCCTGGGGATCTTCGTGATGACCAGCCAGGGCCAGAGCGGTTCGACGCTGTACATGCTCAACCACGGGCTGTCCACCGCGGCGCTGTTCCTGATCGCCGGTTTCCTGATCTCCCGGCGCGGCGGCACCCGCTCGATCGCCGACTACGGCGGCGTGCAGAAGGTGGCGCCGGTCATGGCCGGCACCTTCATGGTCGCGGCGATGGCCACCCTGTCACTGCCCGGGCTCGCACCGTTCATCAGCGAATTCCTGGTATTGGTGGGCACTTTCAACCGGTACTGGCTGGCAGCGACGGTCGGCTCGACCGCACTGGTGCTGTCGTCGATCTACATGCTGTGGCTCTACCAGCGGGTGATGACCGGCCCGGTCACCGCGGGCAACGAACGCATCCGCGATCTGGTTCCGCGCGAGCTCGTCGTCGTCGCACCGTTGATCGCGCTGCTGCTGTTCTTGGGCTTCTACCCGAAACCGGTGCTGGACATCATCAATCCGGGCGTCGAGCACACCTTGACCACCATCGGTCAAACCGACCCGGCACCGCTGACCGCTGAGGGGGCGCACTGA